One Amorphoplanes digitatis genomic window carries:
- a CDS encoding acyl-CoA dehydrogenase family protein produces the protein MDDPFETTERTALRQSTAQFVRREITPHLDDWERAGEIPRDLHRRAAKAGLYGVGFAEEHGGDGGDTIDTVVATEAFLEAGGSSGCHAALFTHGIALPHMIATGDPALIDRFVRPALAGDVVCSLGVTEPDAGSDVAALRTTAVRDGDDYVVNGAKMFITSGTRADFVTTAVRTGGPGASGISLIVIEKGTPGFSVSRKLDKMGWLCSDTAELSFTDCRVPARNLVGAENGGFMLIAQVFVPERIIAAVHAYSVAQRCLDLTLGYARSRETFGKPLVARQVVRHKLVQMRQRIELARAYTRTVAARHAAGDQVAGEACLAKNAAVEACKYVVDEAVQLHGGMGYMRETEVERHYRDTRILGIGAGASEVMADLAAKLFGYDH, from the coding sequence ATGGACGACCCCTTCGAGACCACCGAGCGGACGGCGCTGCGCCAGTCCACCGCGCAGTTCGTCCGCCGTGAGATCACCCCGCACCTCGACGACTGGGAGCGTGCCGGCGAGATCCCGCGCGACCTGCACCGCCGCGCCGCCAAGGCCGGGCTGTACGGCGTCGGCTTCGCCGAGGAGCACGGCGGCGACGGCGGCGACACCATCGACACGGTCGTCGCCACCGAGGCCTTCCTCGAGGCGGGCGGATCGTCCGGCTGCCACGCCGCGCTGTTCACCCACGGCATCGCCCTGCCGCACATGATCGCGACCGGCGACCCCGCGCTGATCGACCGGTTCGTCCGGCCCGCACTGGCCGGCGACGTGGTCTGCTCGCTCGGCGTCACCGAGCCGGACGCCGGCTCGGACGTCGCCGCGCTGCGCACCACCGCGGTCCGCGACGGCGACGACTACGTCGTCAACGGCGCCAAGATGTTCATCACCTCCGGCACCCGCGCCGACTTCGTGACCACCGCGGTGCGTACCGGCGGCCCCGGCGCGTCCGGCATCAGCCTGATCGTCATCGAGAAGGGCACGCCCGGCTTCTCGGTGTCGCGCAAGCTCGACAAGATGGGCTGGCTCTGCTCGGACACCGCGGAGCTGTCGTTCACCGACTGCCGGGTGCCCGCCCGCAACCTGGTCGGCGCCGAGAACGGCGGGTTCATGCTGATCGCCCAGGTGTTCGTGCCCGAACGGATCATCGCGGCGGTGCACGCGTACTCGGTGGCGCAGCGGTGCCTCGACCTGACCCTCGGCTACGCGCGCTCCCGCGAGACGTTCGGCAAGCCGCTGGTGGCCCGGCAGGTGGTGCGCCACAAGCTGGTGCAGATGCGGCAGCGCATCGAGCTGGCCCGCGCGTACACCCGGACGGTGGCGGCCCGGCACGCGGCCGGCGACCAGGTCGCCGGTGAGGCGTGCCTGGCGAAGAACGCAGCGGTGGAGGCCTGCAAGTACGTGGTCGACGAGGCGGTGCAGCTGCACGGCGGGATGGGGTACATGCGCGAGACGGAGGTGGAGCGGCACTACCGCGACACCCGGATCCTCGGCATCGGCGCGGGCGCCAGCGAGGTGATGGCCGACCTGGCCGCGAAGCTCTTCGGCTACGACCACTAA
- a CDS encoding B12-binding domain-containing radical SAM protein produces the protein MRVTMILPALTEATSPLFRPVKYSLFPPLGLATLAGYLRDDDEVRILDEHVERIDTRVADDRPDLVVIQVYITSARRGYELADRYRERGVFVALGGLHVTSLPDEAAAHADAIFLGPGEDTWPRFLDDFRAGEPASRYVSTERTLKGLPPIRRDLIKRERYLVPNSIVVSRGCPHHCDFCYKDAFFTGGRSFYTQLVDDALAEIERLPGRHLYFLDDHLFGNRRFAEALFDGMAGMGRVWQAASTVDAILAPGLLEKAVAAGMRSVFVGFETINEANLTEQRKRQNVGRSYEAVTRRVHDAGAMINASFVFGMDGDGPDVFDRTVDWAVATGLETATFHIMTPYPGTALFRRMDAADRIVHRDWDLYDTRHVVHRPRGMSAEQLEAGYWRAYRNFYTWPAIWRGAAGKPGGDRLRHLAYAGGWKKFEPVWDALIRSGQVLRALPLLEAALNRFHRR, from the coding sequence ATGCGTGTGACGATGATCCTGCCCGCGTTGACCGAGGCGACCAGCCCGCTGTTCCGCCCGGTCAAGTACTCGTTGTTCCCGCCGCTCGGGCTGGCGACGCTGGCCGGCTACCTGCGCGACGACGACGAGGTGCGGATCCTCGACGAGCACGTGGAGCGGATCGACACGCGGGTCGCGGACGACCGGCCCGACCTGGTGGTGATCCAGGTGTACATCACCTCGGCGCGGCGCGGCTACGAGCTGGCCGACCGGTACCGCGAGCGCGGCGTCTTCGTGGCGCTCGGCGGGCTGCACGTGACCTCGCTGCCCGACGAGGCCGCCGCGCACGCCGACGCGATCTTCCTCGGGCCGGGCGAGGACACCTGGCCGCGCTTCCTGGACGACTTCCGGGCCGGCGAGCCGGCGAGCCGGTACGTGTCCACCGAGCGCACCCTGAAGGGGCTACCGCCGATCCGGCGCGACCTGATCAAGCGGGAGCGCTATCTCGTGCCCAACTCGATCGTCGTGTCCCGGGGCTGCCCGCACCACTGCGACTTCTGCTACAAGGACGCGTTCTTCACCGGCGGCAGGTCCTTCTACACCCAGCTGGTGGACGACGCCCTCGCCGAGATCGAGCGGCTGCCCGGGCGGCACCTGTACTTCCTCGACGACCACCTGTTCGGCAACCGGCGCTTCGCCGAGGCGCTCTTCGACGGCATGGCCGGCATGGGCCGGGTCTGGCAGGCCGCGAGCACGGTCGACGCGATCCTCGCGCCCGGCCTGCTGGAGAAGGCCGTCGCGGCCGGGATGCGCAGCGTGTTCGTCGGCTTCGAGACGATCAACGAGGCCAACCTGACCGAGCAGCGCAAGCGGCAGAACGTCGGCCGCAGCTACGAGGCCGTGACGCGGCGGGTGCACGACGCGGGCGCGATGATCAACGCCAGCTTCGTCTTCGGGATGGACGGAGACGGCCCCGACGTCTTCGACCGTACGGTCGACTGGGCGGTCGCCACCGGGCTGGAGACCGCGACGTTCCACATCATGACGCCGTACCCGGGCACCGCCCTGTTCCGCCGGATGGACGCGGCCGACCGGATCGTGCACCGCGACTGGGACCTGTACGACACCCGGCACGTCGTGCACCGGCCGCGCGGGATGAGCGCCGAGCAGCTCGAGGCGGGCTACTGGCGTGCGTACCGGAACTTCTACACCTGGCCCGCCATCTGGCGCGGCGCCGCCGGCAAGCCGGGCGGCGACCGCCTGCGCCATCTCGCGTACGCGGGCGGCTGGAAGAAGTTCGAGCCGGTCTGGGACGCGCTCATCCGCTCCGGTCAGGTGCTGCGCGCCCTGCCGCTGCTGGAGGCGGCGCTGAACAGGTTCCACCGCCGATAA
- a CDS encoding TetR/AcrR family transcriptional regulator, producing MTVEPSRRTQAQRREATRSKILDATVQSLVERGYAETTTAEVLALADVPRGTLLHHFPTKVDLLVGAVQHLARRRLEVLSAEIATVRTTAPGGTDQFDALIDIMWRHFSSPLFWAALELWTAARTDAELRAALMPVEKEVFGVLHERARHLLQGPAPGDPRLATVVQLSFEVLTGLSMTGIVSGDLAQREVLIRRWKRAGAVLLGRRDPDTLVERGSKEI from the coding sequence GTGACGGTGGAACCGAGCCGGCGTACCCAGGCGCAGCGCCGCGAGGCGACCCGGTCGAAGATTCTCGACGCCACGGTGCAGTCCCTGGTCGAACGCGGATACGCGGAGACCACCACCGCCGAGGTCCTGGCCCTGGCCGACGTGCCCCGTGGCACGCTGCTGCATCACTTCCCGACCAAGGTCGACCTGCTCGTCGGGGCCGTGCAGCACCTCGCCCGGCGGCGGCTGGAGGTGCTGTCCGCCGAGATCGCCACCGTCCGGACCACCGCGCCCGGCGGCACCGACCAGTTCGACGCCCTCATCGACATCATGTGGCGGCACTTCTCCTCGCCGCTGTTCTGGGCCGCGCTCGAACTGTGGACCGCCGCCCGCACCGACGCCGAGCTGCGCGCGGCGCTGATGCCGGTGGAGAAGGAGGTGTTCGGGGTGCTGCACGAGCGCGCCCGGCACCTGTTGCAAGGCCCCGCGCCCGGCGACCCGCGGCTGGCCACCGTGGTGCAGCTCAGCTTCGAGGTACTCACCGGCCTGTCCATGACCGGCATCGTCAGCGGCGACCTGGCCCAGCGGGAGGTGCTCATCCGGCGCTGGAAGCGCGCCGGCGCCGTCCTGCTCGGCCGGCGCGACCCCGACACTCTCGTCGAACGCGGTTCAAAGGAGATCTGA
- a CDS encoding type II toxin-antitoxin system Rv0910 family toxin gives MPAPRPYARLRAGLAVGRAVAATTVSRLIRRPAAPGSLTPVELPRVFAYPYVAATEIAADPDRIFAVLADPARMGDWLVPHAGWPARPPAELTPGARMTQRVKLMGVPSDVRWTVTGIAPPRTVWLDGTGPMGITVGFYLSVAPAAGGALVRCDGGVEGGTADGPLGAMLARNLAEAMQKSLEKLATAVSAQAPPAERPAAPAATAPAAAARPARTRGAPIRHERTGRDIDPWTPVIVGVGQVSDRSTEPRGADPVSLAVRALRLAAQDAGAGAELLAGADSVGYVASVSWQYPDGAALIAEAVDARPAGTVQTSLLGGDGSLRLLNDAAAAIAAGEVSVALLGGAEAAATAAAAERAGRDLAWPAQPEGTAPARTIGADTVPNNDAETAAGLVAPIHLYALIESAIRGRLGLSPDRHRARITKLWSRFADVAASNPYAWLPGRRSAAELAALDGVNRPIAAPYPKLLTAHLQVNQASGIIVCSAEAARRAGIAQDRWVFAHAGAHATEQWYVTERADLACSPAVAACGRAVLDHTGMSIDDIRHIDLYACFPSAVQIAAAELGLPVDDPARPLTVTGGLTFAGGPGNNYASHAVANLVPLLRADPDGYGLATAVGWYLTKHAIGVFSARPPARGYRDIAADLRLPRPAARKVSTIRTGTAVVEAYTVPYGRDGEPEAGIVTALTPDGARVVRRTRDRALIDRLLAEDPLGWRIEVTGDGFTVADTTPAPLPPAGEPPVLVEWQGPVTVIRLNRPAVRNAVDLATARALERAVDAFEADPDARVAVLTGGDTVFCAGMDLKAAARGEYPVTEGRGLLGLTARPPRKPLIAAVEGAAVAGGCELALAADLIVAGENAAFGLPEVQRGLVAAAGGVLRFARSLPRATALELALTGEPMPARRLHELGLVNRVTAPGEALATALELAHHIAANAPLAVLLSKRIVDEHGDWSTAEAFDRLSGIAGEVIASADAAEGVRAYAEKRAPVWTGR, from the coding sequence ATGCCTGCTCCGCGCCCGTACGCGCGGCTCCGTGCCGGCCTCGCCGTTGGCCGGGCCGTCGCCGCCACCACGGTGAGCCGGCTGATCCGGCGACCGGCGGCGCCCGGCTCGCTGACTCCGGTCGAACTGCCGCGCGTCTTCGCGTACCCCTATGTCGCCGCGACCGAGATCGCCGCGGACCCGGACCGGATCTTCGCGGTCCTCGCCGACCCCGCCCGGATGGGCGACTGGCTGGTGCCGCACGCCGGCTGGCCGGCGCGGCCGCCGGCCGAGCTCACGCCCGGCGCGCGCATGACGCAGCGCGTCAAGCTGATGGGCGTGCCCAGCGACGTGCGCTGGACGGTTACCGGCATCGCGCCCCCGCGGACCGTCTGGCTGGACGGCACCGGCCCGATGGGCATCACCGTCGGGTTCTACCTGTCCGTCGCGCCCGCCGCCGGCGGCGCCCTGGTCCGCTGCGACGGCGGCGTCGAGGGTGGCACGGCGGACGGACCGCTCGGCGCGATGCTGGCCCGCAACCTCGCCGAGGCCATGCAGAAATCCCTGGAGAAGCTGGCCACCGCGGTCTCCGCGCAGGCGCCGCCGGCCGAACGCCCCGCCGCGCCGGCCGCCACCGCGCCAGCCGCCGCCGCGCGACCGGCGCGCACCAGGGGTGCCCCGATCCGCCACGAGCGCACCGGCCGGGACATCGACCCGTGGACGCCGGTCATCGTCGGCGTCGGGCAGGTCTCCGACCGCTCCACCGAACCGCGGGGCGCGGACCCGGTGTCGCTCGCCGTGCGCGCGCTGCGGCTGGCCGCGCAGGACGCCGGCGCGGGCGCCGAACTGCTCGCCGGCGCCGACTCGGTCGGCTACGTCGCCAGCGTCTCGTGGCAGTACCCGGACGGCGCCGCCCTGATCGCCGAGGCGGTCGACGCCCGGCCGGCGGGTACCGTGCAGACCAGCCTCCTCGGCGGGGACGGCTCGCTGCGGCTGCTGAACGACGCGGCCGCCGCGATCGCCGCCGGCGAGGTCTCGGTCGCCCTGCTCGGCGGCGCCGAGGCCGCCGCGACCGCCGCCGCCGCGGAACGCGCGGGCCGCGACCTGGCCTGGCCCGCACAGCCGGAGGGTACGGCCCCGGCACGCACCATTGGCGCCGACACCGTGCCGAACAACGACGCCGAGACCGCGGCCGGCCTCGTCGCGCCCATCCACCTGTACGCGCTCATCGAGTCCGCGATCCGCGGCCGCCTCGGGCTGTCACCGGACCGGCACCGCGCCCGGATCACCAAGCTCTGGTCCCGGTTCGCCGACGTGGCCGCGAGCAATCCGTACGCCTGGCTGCCCGGCCGCCGCTCCGCCGCCGAACTGGCCGCACTCGACGGTGTCAACCGCCCGATCGCCGCGCCGTACCCGAAGCTGCTCACCGCACACCTCCAGGTCAACCAGGCCAGCGGCATCATCGTGTGCAGCGCCGAGGCCGCGCGCCGCGCCGGCATCGCACAGGACCGGTGGGTGTTCGCGCACGCCGGCGCGCACGCCACCGAGCAGTGGTACGTCACCGAGCGCGCCGACCTGGCCTGCTCACCCGCTGTCGCCGCCTGTGGCAGAGCCGTGCTCGACCACACCGGGATGTCCATCGACGACATCCGCCACATCGACCTGTACGCCTGCTTCCCCTCGGCGGTGCAGATCGCCGCCGCCGAACTCGGGCTGCCGGTCGACGACCCGGCCCGCCCGCTCACCGTCACCGGTGGGCTCACGTTCGCCGGCGGGCCCGGCAACAACTACGCCAGCCACGCCGTCGCCAACCTGGTGCCGCTGCTGCGCGCCGACCCGGACGGGTACGGCCTGGCCACCGCCGTCGGCTGGTATCTCACCAAGCACGCGATCGGCGTGTTCTCCGCCCGCCCGCCGGCGCGCGGGTACCGCGACATCGCCGCCGACCTGCGACTGCCCCGCCCCGCCGCCCGCAAGGTCAGCACGATCCGCACCGGCACCGCCGTCGTCGAGGCGTACACGGTCCCGTACGGCCGCGACGGCGAACCGGAGGCCGGCATCGTCACCGCGCTCACCCCGGACGGCGCGCGGGTGGTGCGCCGCACCCGCGACCGCGCGCTGATCGACCGGCTGCTCGCCGAGGACCCGCTCGGCTGGCGCATCGAGGTCACCGGTGACGGCTTCACCGTCGCCGACACCACGCCCGCGCCGCTGCCACCGGCCGGCGAGCCGCCCGTGCTCGTCGAGTGGCAGGGCCCGGTCACCGTCATCCGGCTGAACCGGCCCGCCGTCCGCAACGCCGTCGACCTGGCCACCGCCCGGGCCCTGGAACGCGCCGTCGACGCGTTCGAGGCCGACCCGGACGCCCGGGTCGCCGTACTGACCGGCGGCGACACCGTGTTCTGCGCGGGCATGGACCTCAAGGCCGCGGCGCGCGGCGAGTACCCGGTCACCGAGGGCCGCGGCCTGCTCGGCCTCACCGCCCGGCCGCCCCGCAAGCCGCTGATCGCCGCCGTCGAGGGCGCGGCCGTCGCCGGCGGCTGCGAACTCGCGCTCGCCGCCGACCTGATCGTGGCCGGCGAGAACGCCGCCTTCGGCCTCCCCGAGGTCCAGCGCGGCCTGGTCGCCGCGGCCGGCGGGGTGCTGCGGTTCGCGCGCAGCCTGCCCCGCGCCACCGCCCTGGAACTCGCGCTCACCGGCGAGCCGATGCCCGCCCGCCGGCTGCACGAACTCGGCCTCGTCAACCGCGTCACCGCTCCCGGCGAGGCCCTGGCGACCGCGCTCGAACTGGCACACCACATCGCCGCCAACGCACCGCTGGCCGTGCTCCTGTCCAAACGCATCGTCGACGAGCACGGCGACTGGAGCACCGCGGAGGCGTTCGACCGGCTCTCCGGCATCGCCGGCGAGGTGATCGCCTCGGCGGACGCCGCCGAGGGCGTCCGCGCGTACGCCGAGAAACGCGCTCCCGTCTGGACCGGCCGCTAG